Proteins from one Candidatus Nitrospira nitrosa genomic window:
- the lpxK gene encoding tetraacyldisaccharide 4'-kinase, which yields MSFLSPGQPVRTWLYWIAGLYGLTTQVRRWCYRHGWLVTARLPCPVISVGNLTVGGTGKTPFVIFLAQRLVAKGWRVAILSRGYKRTSHASHVLVSDGAHILADSSESGDEPFLMAQRCPQTVVAVGANRVALGRWVLQQHPVDCMILDDGFQHLALHRDVDLLLLDATDAVGLDALLPAGRLREPLQELDRASAVVITRADSRQDVDAIRSRLRRMPCGSDDDIEVVFRPESFIAIGSGASQVIEWGKGKKAWLVSGIGNSPSFRRSAESVGVEIVGETMFEDHHRYSQREIGEVRNQVRGSGSDFVLTTEKDGGKLKPLLEADASWWMLRLETYVVRGEERLSQLIDGPLSRSRHTAERHA from the coding sequence ATGTCATTTCTGTCTCCAGGACAACCGGTCCGTACATGGCTGTACTGGATTGCCGGGTTGTACGGTCTCACCACCCAGGTTCGGCGATGGTGCTATCGACATGGTTGGCTGGTAACCGCACGGTTGCCTTGTCCGGTCATTAGCGTGGGGAACCTGACGGTCGGAGGAACAGGAAAGACTCCGTTCGTTATTTTTCTGGCCCAACGATTAGTGGCCAAGGGCTGGCGAGTCGCAATCTTGAGCCGAGGCTATAAGCGGACGAGTCATGCATCGCATGTTCTGGTATCGGATGGAGCGCACATTTTGGCTGATTCATCGGAGTCGGGGGATGAACCGTTCCTAATGGCCCAGCGTTGTCCCCAAACTGTCGTGGCGGTGGGCGCAAATCGTGTGGCACTCGGTCGCTGGGTCTTACAGCAACATCCCGTCGATTGTATGATTTTGGATGATGGGTTTCAGCATCTCGCGCTTCATCGAGACGTGGATTTGCTCCTGCTGGATGCAACCGATGCGGTCGGACTCGACGCATTGCTCCCGGCGGGAAGACTCCGAGAACCGTTGCAGGAATTGGATCGGGCGAGCGCGGTGGTGATCACTCGAGCCGATTCTCGCCAGGACGTCGATGCCATTCGGAGCCGATTACGCAGGATGCCTTGTGGCTCCGATGATGACATTGAGGTGGTCTTTCGACCGGAGTCTTTCATTGCGATTGGGTCGGGGGCGTCACAGGTCATTGAATGGGGGAAGGGGAAAAAGGCTTGGTTGGTGAGCGGAATCGGCAATAGCCCCTCGTTCCGCCGCTCGGCTGAATCCGTTGGAGTCGAGATAGTGGGCGAGACCATGTTTGAAGATCATCATCGCTACAGTCAACGTGAGATCGGGGAGGTTCGCAATCAGGTGCGGGGTAGCGGGAGTGACTTCGTGTTGACGACTGAAAAGGATGGGGGGAAACTGAAGCCCTTGCTCGAGGCCGACGCTTCCTGGTGGATGCTTCGGCTTGAAACATACGTGGTTCGAGGAGAAGAGCGGTTGTCTCAGCTGATAGATGGGCCTCTATCGCGAAGCCGTCACACAGCGGAGCGTCATGCTTGA
- a CDS encoding 3-deoxy-D-manno-octulosonic acid transferase: MGWQLPIFDGTQPSRPLVWIHAVSLGEVVAVSPLVRALHEHHPEFRYILTTVTETGREAVEQRLKGVAEHRYAPLDFTWAVGRMIRHMQPILYVFVETELWPNLLWSLHEHDVPSVLVNGRLSSRSFGRQDLPLIRSFYRTVLQTLTLCLMQSDRDQERIVALGAEPSRVHVTGNIKFDQPLPEMKAEASLRQSLGVEECEQLILAGSTHAGEEELLASAYAQIVKNHPDTVLMVAPRHIERAEKVEAIFREAGFAVERRSRIQSAHKGPRVIILDTRGELARAYRDAVVAFVGGTLIPVGGHNLLEPAVWGTPVMFGPYTDHCAEIATLLSQSGGGRRVMGVEDLVVSIEEWIRQPDKRNQDGQVAKQVVSDNQGALMRSVEQIEQCIRTASSYSDHSLTTGAGPLVVKP; encoded by the coding sequence ATGGGCTGGCAGCTACCTATTTTTGACGGGACCCAACCGTCTCGACCGCTGGTGTGGATTCATGCCGTGTCGCTCGGTGAAGTGGTCGCTGTTTCGCCGCTGGTCAGGGCATTGCATGAACACCATCCCGAATTTCGCTATATCCTGACAACGGTGACCGAGACTGGCCGTGAAGCGGTCGAGCAGCGCTTAAAGGGTGTTGCCGAACATCGGTATGCGCCACTTGATTTCACCTGGGCGGTGGGGCGGATGATCCGTCATATGCAGCCGATCCTGTATGTATTTGTCGAGACGGAGTTGTGGCCCAATCTCTTGTGGTCACTGCATGAGCACGATGTGCCGTCCGTCCTCGTGAACGGCCGGTTGTCTTCCCGATCGTTCGGTCGTCAGGATCTGCCTCTTATTCGCTCCTTCTATCGGACGGTTCTTCAAACGCTGACGCTCTGTTTGATGCAATCGGACAGGGATCAGGAGCGTATTGTGGCGTTGGGAGCGGAACCTTCACGTGTTCATGTGACCGGTAATATCAAGTTTGATCAGCCGCTCCCGGAGATGAAGGCGGAGGCGTCGCTCCGCCAGAGTTTGGGGGTTGAGGAGTGCGAACAATTGATTCTTGCCGGCAGTACCCATGCTGGTGAAGAGGAACTCCTGGCTTCGGCCTATGCACAGATCGTCAAGAACCATCCTGATACGGTCTTGATGGTGGCGCCGCGCCATATCGAACGAGCCGAGAAAGTCGAAGCCATTTTTCGAGAGGCGGGATTCGCCGTCGAACGGAGGAGCCGGATTCAATCGGCGCACAAGGGCCCTCGTGTGATCATTTTAGATACAAGAGGAGAGCTTGCTCGCGCCTATCGAGACGCCGTCGTGGCTTTTGTGGGAGGGACGTTGATTCCCGTCGGAGGGCACAATTTGCTCGAGCCTGCCGTGTGGGGGACTCCGGTGATGTTCGGACCCTATACAGACCATTGCGCCGAAATAGCGACGCTCTTGTCACAGTCCGGAGGAGGACGTCGGGTGATGGGAGTGGAGGATCTTGTCGTCTCGATTGAGGAATGGATACGTCAGCCTGACAAACGGAATCAAGATGGTCAGGTGGCGAAACAGGTGGTGTCGGACAATCAAGGCGCACTTATGCGGAGTGTGGAGCAGATAGAACAGTGCATCCGTACTGCTTCGTCGTACTCCGACCATTCTCTGACAACAGGGGCAGGGCCTCTGGTGGTCAAACCCTGA